The Styela clava chromosome 10, kaStyClav1.hap1.2, whole genome shotgun sequence genome window below encodes:
- the LOC120342706 gene encoding apoptosis regulatory protein Siva-like isoform X1 yields the protein MNRKLSELQNAVQYDDCRIVMFLSVFQLFFVIYIKEIKMTKRANPFTDDPHQLKTHIGQMEVAKGVAGKSILEKIHENTMKRLVDGAKNFYNGYVCGKDDGAGDATDISDAQAAGNNNINRSQKQRSIASFFGGTSEKTNKMDTSQITTCCRVCKDTQVAIHCSFCEAPSCVSCLRTCSDCGQDFCSLCAVVSYKSTIEKAYCLNCVSDV from the exons ATGAACAGAAAATTGTCGGAACTGCAGAATGCGGTACAGTACGATGATTGTAGAATTGTGATGTTTCTATCagtttttcagttattttttgttatttacataaaagaaataaaaatgacaaagCGAGCGAATCCTTTTACTGACGATCCGCATCAATTAAAAACACATATTGGGCAAATGGAAGTTGCCAAGGGTGTTGCTGGAAAAAGCATTCTGGAAAAAATTCATGAGAATACAATGAAAAGACTTGTTGATGGAGCTAAAAACTTTTACAATGGATATGTCTGTGGCAAAGATGATGGGGCTGGAGATGCAACTGATATATCTGATGCCCAG GCAGCAGGAAACAACAACATAAATCGTTCTCAAAAACAAAGAAGCATAGCGTCGTTTTTTGGTGGAACTtcagaaaaaacaaataaaatggaTACTTCTCAGATTACAACTTGTTGTCGAGTTTGCAAAGACACTCAAGTCGCAATTCATTGCTCGTTTTGTGAAGCTCCGTCCTGTGTTTCCTGCCTGCGAACTTGCTCTGATTGCGGACAAGATTTTTGTTCTCTGTGTGCTGTTGTTAGTTATAAAAGTACAATAGAAAAAGCATATTGCCTCAACTGTGTTTCAGATGTGTAG
- the LOC120342706 gene encoding apoptosis regulatory protein Siva-like isoform X2 — translation MTKRANPFTDDPHQLKTHIGQMEVAKGVAGKSILEKIHENTMKRLVDGAKNFYNGYVCGKDDGAGDATDISDAQAAGNNNINRSQKQRSIASFFGGTSEKTNKMDTSQITTCCRVCKDTQVAIHCSFCEAPSCVSCLRTCSDCGQDFCSLCAVVSYKSTIEKAYCLNCVSDV, via the exons atgacaaagCGAGCGAATCCTTTTACTGACGATCCGCATCAATTAAAAACACATATTGGGCAAATGGAAGTTGCCAAGGGTGTTGCTGGAAAAAGCATTCTGGAAAAAATTCATGAGAATACAATGAAAAGACTTGTTGATGGAGCTAAAAACTTTTACAATGGATATGTCTGTGGCAAAGATGATGGGGCTGGAGATGCAACTGATATATCTGATGCCCAG GCAGCAGGAAACAACAACATAAATCGTTCTCAAAAACAAAGAAGCATAGCGTCGTTTTTTGGTGGAACTtcagaaaaaacaaataaaatggaTACTTCTCAGATTACAACTTGTTGTCGAGTTTGCAAAGACACTCAAGTCGCAATTCATTGCTCGTTTTGTGAAGCTCCGTCCTGTGTTTCCTGCCTGCGAACTTGCTCTGATTGCGGACAAGATTTTTGTTCTCTGTGTGCTGTTGTTAGTTATAAAAGTACAATAGAAAAAGCATATTGCCTCAACTGTGTTTCAGATGTGTAG
- the LOC120337795 gene encoding glycerophosphocholine phosphodiesterase GPCPD1-like produces MGTVKFSVSATTDSTEFVGIVGNASELGNWRLEGSKILQFNEESSKWSLEVKFENCPNVKYRYFIGDYLHDESDNNTMVLRKWEIGHGDKVRTTDIIPGKSQDVDDGNFGVINGINIVDQGWLTEQTEVRFNISHTGAKTVVSWHKSFEKNIDENLMILFHPDIENTRVQTRLIKPFKFETLDGGIAVDLPQSGDEVLTFITETIHIDSFSAHFIISDKSRKYLGRASVVGSMLDKSISYLTLAILDNNGKGIGSLKMEYMVITPYKNDEITMENSYGTYWKKRPTIHIGHRGSGNSFTAETTSDLFENTIASFQKAALHSAEMIEFDVQLTKDKIPVVFHDFTICTNVVSKLEQRSGSLHEVEVQSLTFDELQTYATRHRSRKTDTRDPKFHQDDLHPHFRPFPSLQEVFEAVPEHVGFDIELKWPHYHVDKTWYHDVGRYYYDANEFLDRVFDIVFKHGGSRVIMFSCFEANICTMIRRKQNKFPVVYLTNGDSSTDIPFMELRSRYNRLAIPFCSSENFLGLCTGEKDAYSDPTLVEKIHDSGLKFFLYGDNICKPENREILTKQGVDGIIYDRIHNMLPETENKQ; encoded by the coding sequence atgggaACTGTCAAGTTTTCGGTATCTGCGACCACAGATTCGACAGAATTCGTTGGAATTGTTGGCAATGCTTCAGAATTAGGAAATTGGCGACTTGAGGGATCTAAAATTCTGCAATTTAATGAAGAATCTTCTAAATGGAGCCTTGAAGTGAAATTTGAAAACTGTCCAAATGTAAAATATAGATATTTTATCGGGGATTATTTGCATGACGAGAGTGATAATAATACCATGGTTTTGAGGAAATGGGAGATCGGTCACGGTGATAAAGTACGAACTACTGATATCATCCCAGGAAAGTCTCAGGATGTTGATGATGGAAATTTCGGTGTCATTAACGGAATAAATATCGTTGATCAAGGTTGGTTAACTGAACAGACAGAAGTTCGTTTTAATATCAGTCATACAGGAGCCAAAACGGTTGTTTCGTGGCacaaaagttttgaaaaaaacatcGATGAAAATCTCATGATTCTGTTTCATCCTGATATAGAAAATACCAGAGTTCAAACGCGGTTGATCAAACCGTTTAAATTTGAGACCCTCGATGGAGGGATTGCTGTGGATTTACCCCAAAGTGGGGACGAAGTTTTGACTTTCATCACCGAAACTATTCATATCGATTCCTTCTCGGCGCATTTTATTATCTCTGATAAGTCTAGAAAGTATCTTGGCAGAGCTAGCGTTGTGGGCAGTATGCTTGACAAAAGTATTTCTTACCTAACCTTAGCGATTTTGGATAATAATGGAAAAGGTATCGGAAGTTTAAAGATGGAATATATGGTTATAACACCATATAAGAATGATGAAATTACAATGGAAAATTCTTACGGCACCTACTGGAAAAAACGTCCTACTATTCACATTGGGCATCGCGGTTCAGGGAATTCTTTTACTGCTGAAACGACGTCGGATCTGTTCGAAAATACTATCGCTTCGTTTCAGAAAGCGGCGCTGCATAGTGCTGAAATGATCGAATTCGATGTACAACTCACGAAAGATAAAATTCCTGTTGTTTTTCATGATTTTACAATTTGCACGAACGTTGTTTCGAAATTAGAACAAAGATCAGGGTCGTTACATGAAGTTGAAGTTCAAAGTTTAACGTTCGATGAGTTACAAACGTACGCTACTCGGCATAGATCTAGAAAAACTGACACTAGAGATCCAAAATTCCACCAAGATGATCTTCATCCGCATTTCAGACCGTTCCCATCCTTGCAAGAAGTATTCGAGGCTGTCCCTGAACACGTTGGCTTCGATATTGAGTTGAAGTGGCCACATTATCATGTGGATAAAACTTGGTATCATGACGTTGGTCGTTATTATTACGACGCTAACGAATTTCTAGATCGTGTTTTTGACATTGTTTTCAAACATGGAGGAAGTCGCGTTATCATGTTTTCATGCTTTGAAGCTAACATTTGTACCATGATAcgaagaaaacaaaataaattcccTGTCGTTTATCTCACGAATGGAGATAGTTCAACTGATATCCCATTTATGGAGTTAAGAAGCCGATATAATCGTCTTGCAATCCCGTTTTGTTCTTCAGAGAATTTCCTCGGTCTTTGTACAGGTGAAAAAGACGCTTATTCCGATCCTACCCTCGTTGAAAAGATTCACGATTCAGGACTCAAGTTTTTTCTGTATGGGGACAATATCTGTAAACCAGAAAATCGTGAAATTCTCACAAAGCAAGGAGTTGATGGAATTATCTATGATCGAATACATAATATGTTACCAGAAACAGAAAATAAGCAGtga
- the LOC120342377 gene encoding uncharacterized protein LOC120342377, translated as MKIVCAGFWKTGTKSLAEALTILGYKVYTHYDQQVEFLDLFEKFYKGTVTDEDIRETLKDVDVVIDGQAIPLWEHIYKAIPGTKVILTTRDDDSWWKSFKSQGNKMPISWRIAMFLLMFVPSGWRLMKCTIGALNLCVPIEGPYAIPLMKMPSNERLYKMKFRQHNSYVLETVPDRDLLVFPVGENKWEPLCEFLGVDVPDVPYPHKNKAAAFMTTEKRPLTPPVKRMFYEMLIMFSIFVAICACLIYYLVT; from the exons atgaaaatagtttGCGCTGGTTTTTGGAAGACGGGAACAAAAAGCCTAGCAGAGGCATTAACGATACTTGGGTATAAAGTCTATACCCATTATGACCAACAAGTCGAATTCCTGGActtgtttgaaaaattttataaag GTACAGTCACAGATGAAGATATTCGAGAAACATTGAAAGATGTCGATGTTGTGATTGACGGCCAGGCTATCCCACTATGGGAACATATTTACAAAGCCATACCAGGCACCAAG gtgaTACTGACAACCAGAGATGACGATTCTTGGTGGAAAAGCTTTAAAAGTCAAGGAAACAAAATGCCAATCTCATGGAGAATTGCTATGTTTTTGTTGATGTTTGTGCCAAGTGGCTGGAGATTGATGAAATGCACTATTGGAGCAT TGAATCTGTGTGTACCTATCGAAGGCCCATATGCGATTCCTTTGATGAAGATGCCCAGCAATGAGAGACTGTATAAAATGAAGTTTCGCCAGCACAACAGTTACGTACTGGAAACCGTTCCTGACAGAGACCTCCTAGTCTTCCCAGTTGGGGAAAATAAATGGGAACCTTTGTGTGAATTTTTAGGGGTAGATGTCCCGGATGTACCCTACCCCCATAAAAATAAAGCTGCGGCTTTCATGACGACTGAAAAAAGGCCGCTCACACCACCTGTAAAACGAATGTTTTATGAAATGCTGATTATGTTTTCTATATTTGTTGCTATTTGTGCTTGTCTTATTTACTACTTGGTCACATAA